A segment of the Streptomyces sp. P9-A2 genome:
ACATCGACATCGCTCCGGGCGGTGCCCGCGCTCACCGCGCGGGCACCGCCCGAGCCGTTTTCAGGCCCTGTTCCACGTAGCCACGGCCGAAGAGAACGGCGTGCACCAGCTCGACCTGGCCGAGACGCGGAAGGGGCGCTTCCACATCGAGACCACCGACCGGGTCCGATGGATCGCCGACATCCAGGTTCCTTCCTGACGAGCAGAAACGAGACCGCGCGGGAGCCTCCGGGGCTCCCGCGCGAACGGCCGGACCGCCTGCCCGAGCACCGAGCACCGAGCACCGAGGTATCACCGGCCGCAGAAGCCTGAATCGGCTCGCTGAGCACCAGCGACGACGGCCACCTAGCCATCGCCTTCGGGCGCGAGACGGCCGTCCTGAAGCGGCAAGGTTCACCACACGACCGGCAGCGGTGGAAGTCGGTGGGGGAGACCGCCGGGGCCCACTGGAAAATCCGTGCGGTGAGGGCCCGGCAGGGCGGAGACTCGTTCCATGGTCGGCATGAGGGCGTTCCGGGAAGCGGTCACGGCATGGGCGGCCGGTGGGTCCCGTGAGGCCGGTGGGTCCGCGCGCGAGCTGGCGGCGCGGCTGCCCGTCCGGACGGCCATCCTGCTCGAAGGGCCGAGCGACGCCGCGGCGGTCGACGCGCTGGCCGGGCGTCGCGGGCTGGACCTGGAGGGTGAAGGGGTGTGCGTTTTGCCGATGGGTGGTGCGATGAGCGTCGGGCGCTTCGCGCGGCTCCTCGGGCCGTCCCCCGGTCTGGGGCTTCGCCTCACCGGGCTGTGCGACGTGGGGGAACGTCGCTTCTACGCCCGCGCCCTGGAGGGGACGGCCGCGGCGGCCGGTGCGGCACAGCGGCAGCGGTTCTTCGTCTGCGCGGCGGATCTGGAGGACGAGCTGATCCGCGCGCTGGGCGTGGCACGGGTGGAGGAACTCGTCGAGGCGGAGGGCGACCTGCGGGCCCTGCAGACCTTCCTGCACCAGCCCGCGCAGCAGGGCCGCACCGCCCAGCAGCAACTGCGGCGCTTCCTCGGCACGAAGAAGGGGCGCAAGATCCGCTACGGTCGCGTTCTCGTCGAGGCCCTCGATCCCGACCGCGTACCCGCCCCGCTGGACGACCTGTTCGAGGATCTGCTCGCCGGCTTCTGATCCCTGGATCCCTGGATCCCTAGGGTCTCTGGGGGCGGCGGGGCAGACATGATCACCGGGTGGGGCGGGCAGGACGACGGGGCACATCCCGTGAGCGGCCTGGAGCGGTGAAGGAGCATGGGAGGATTCCGCACAGCCATAAGGCAGTTGAGGGCTCCAGGATCTGATGCCCGGGCTCCGGTGGTGGTTCGGTCATCGAGGTCGGGAGGCCGTGGTGTGGTTGTTGGTATTCCCGCTGGCTCTGCTGCTGGCGGGGTGCTCTTTCGGTCTTGTGGGGTATGGCTTCGGGTCGGTGGCCGATGGGCTCTCGGGGCTCAAGGAGCGCCGTACCGCCGTGCTGCGGGGGTTGGCCGCACTGGCCGCGGCCGGTGCGGTCGCGGTCTACGCGTGGGGTCTGCTGAGTCTCTTCGGAACGTTGGTGGCCGCGGAGGACGGAGGGGCCGACTCGGCGCCGGTGCGGCCCTGCCGTACCGCCGGATGGATGGAACAGCATCGGGCGGGGATCGAGATCGTCGGGCACCGGGCGAGTTTCGTGCCGCTCGGGTTCGTGTGCGAGACCAGTGACGGGGGGAGCTACGACAACGGGGACGTGCCCGGGTACGTCAATCCCGCCGTCGCCTCCCTCGCCCTCGCCGCCCTCGCCTGTGCCGTCGCCGCGGGGTACTCCGCCGAGCTGCGGGCGCGGGCCGAGGCCCGTGCGGGCGAGGCGGGCTCCGGGGGATAGCCTCGGGGAGAGCGAGACCCCGAAAGTGAGATCCCGCCGCCCTTCGGCTCGACAAGGGCGGGCGTGGTGGCAGGAGGCGCAGGACATGGCGAAGGTTCCCGGCTCGGTGCTGGCCGCGAGTGGACTCGTCGGCGGGTACGGCGTGGCCCGCTGGACCCGTCAGCGGCCGCTGGGCGGGGTCGTCCTCGCCGTGGCGGGTGCCGCCGCGGCGCGGGAGTGGCGGGAGCGGGCCGGCGGGAAGACCGCCGGGGCGCTGTCGGTCGCCTACGTCGCCGCGTTCGCCGGATCGCACCCCCTGGCGAAGAAGGTCGGCGCCTGGCCGGCGGTGTTCGGCGTGGCGGGTGCCGTGGCGCTGGCCTCGTGGGCGGTCGCCGACCGGCGCGGGTGAGGCCCCGCGGGGAGGCGGCGGAAACCGCGACGGATCGCGTGCGGGTGCGATGCGGGTGCGATGCCGGTGAGGTGCCGGTGAGGTGGCACCCGGGCCGAGCGGGCTTGCCGGCCGGCCCCTCGACCAGGCCGCGCGGCCCATGCCTGCCGAGGCCGCCTGCGGCAGGGGACCGACCGGCTCGCGGCGGGTCCGTCAAGCGAAGAGCAGGGTGGGGTCGGCCAGGATGTCTCTGCTCTTCTCGCTCTTGTAGATCAGGTCGATACTGCCGAAGCGGGCCTTGGTGTAGTCCAGGCCGAGTTCTGCCACCGCCTTGCGCACGGCTTCCTCGGAGCCCGCCTCGATCTCCAGGAACGTGGAAAGGCCGGGCCAGGTGTCGAAGTCGTAGGTGACGCCTTCCAGTTGCCACTCCTCGCGGTAGTTCTGCTGATACCGCACCTGACGCAGGCCCAAAGCCGCAAGGAGTTCCGCGGTGCGCGCCAGGTCGCTGACCTCGATCTCGATCTCGGTGGTGCCGTTGATGTGCGTGGCATCGCTGA
Coding sequences within it:
- a CDS encoding class IV adenylate cyclase, producing MAQHEYEAKFLEIDVDAVRDQLRAAGARRTFDKTLFTRLIFENDAVQGEQWLRLRDEGGRTTLTLKQVSDATHINGTTEIEIEVSDLARTAELLAALGLRQVRYQQNYREEWQLEGVTYDFDTWPGLSTFLEIEAGSEEAVRKAVAELGLDYTKARFGSIDLIYKSEKSRDILADPTLLFA
- a CDS encoding TOPRIM nucleotidyl transferase/hydrolase domain-containing protein, coding for MVGMRAFREAVTAWAAGGSREAGGSARELAARLPVRTAILLEGPSDAAAVDALAGRRGLDLEGEGVCVLPMGGAMSVGRFARLLGPSPGLGLRLTGLCDVGERRFYARALEGTAAAAGAAQRQRFFVCAADLEDELIRALGVARVEELVEAEGDLRALQTFLHQPAQQGRTAQQQLRRFLGTKKGRKIRYGRVLVEALDPDRVPAPLDDLFEDLLAGF